A section of the Oreochromis aureus strain Israel breed Guangdong linkage group 22, ZZ_aureus, whole genome shotgun sequence genome encodes:
- the LOC116324040 gene encoding proteasome subunit beta type-9, whose amino-acid sequence MLEETGPEWLSEEVKTGTTIIAIEFDGGVVLGSDSRVSAGASVVNRVMNKLSPLHDKIYCALSGSAADAQTIAEIVNYQLDVHSIEIGEDPQVRSAATLVRNISYKYKEELSAHLIVAGWDRRDGGQVFATLNGLLTRQPFAVGGSGSSYVYGFVDAEYRRGIRKEECQQFVVNTLTLAMNRDGSSGGVAYVVTIDEHGTEEKVVLGNQLPTFFDQ is encoded by the exons ATGTTAGAAGAAACGGGACCAGAATGGCTCTCCGAGGAGGTGAAAACAGGA ACAACTATTATCGCCATAGAGTTTGATGGTGGGGTCGTACTGGGGTCTGATTCTCGAGTGTCTGCTGG GGCATCGGTGGTGAACAGGGTGATGAACAAACTTTCTCCCCTCCATGATAAGATCTACTGTGCTCTGTCAGGATCTGCAGCAGACGCTCAGACCATCGCTGAAATAGTCAACTACCAGCTGGATGTGCACAG TATTGAGATAGGTGAGGACCCTCAGGTTCGCTCAGCTGCCACTCTTGTGAGGAACATCTCATACAAATACAAAGAGGAGCTGTCAGCACATCTGATTGTTGCCGGCTGGGACAGAAGAGATGGAGGACAG GTGTTTGCAACCCTGAACGGGCTCCTGACACGTCAACCGTTTGCAGTCGGCGGCTCTGGCAGCTCATATGTTTATGGGTTTGTTGATGCTGAGTATCGGAGAGGCATAAGAAAGGAGGAGTGCCAGCAGTTTGTCGTTAACA CTCTCACTTTGGCAATGAACCGTGATGGGTCCAGCGGTGGCGTGGCCTATGTTGTCACCATTGATGAACATGGCACAGAGGAGAAAGTCGTTCTAGGAAATCAATTGCCCACCTTCTTTGATCAGTGA